The Quercus robur chromosome 7, dhQueRobu3.1, whole genome shotgun sequence genome has a segment encoding these proteins:
- the LOC126693447 gene encoding serine/threonine-protein phosphatase 7 long form homolog encodes MAAVPAQLPDEFGPEPTDDSVLRFIKTHRACAVWEGKDPGPLKCRGRNDEFRKRRRIVVDDRIVDIVKRVGLEGLYRTPGREIDHNLITAFVERWRPETHTFHLPHGETTITLQDVEVLFGIPIDGEAIVGTTDLTWKDECQSLLGIATNDTTLKGQRIQIKKLLEKIDEGLPDDATEVVVHQYARCYILALLADTIFADKSGDRVHTMWLQMLRNLRNPPQYSWGSACLAWLYRELCKATDRGASQIGGALLLVQYWAWVRFPFLCPRMDLPPDGAYGPPFAPSPLSIKTVWVVNTLNSPAEICLVRYRQLLDCMHPKQVVWQPYEAELAHLPAFCVAGRDVWTARVPLVCFWLVEKHTPDRVVRQFGMVQEPPPYVDTDEALHAIDLRGKVEVNWRDRHDGHIRVWNTRARSLCLGARLEGDMSPAHPYFDWYDRVTWRFVDHTSASLIIMVASHKKLLRLYTVGSLEYKHISAVLKTVERLHRITARLPLEDIDGANPEVPEDTGRPSTSSTRASHSHGQRAASHQVVSRADLPPPPRASPAPEFPPPPHASPSLEIPPHTAHAVSDLDISLPTTPASFHPEIPSHTSHTFFDPAHLSFTPPSFDLGPDFNQTPPVMHTQSPSYNIGHIDHVPPHSHSMSFMPTPRLHIDPMSTGTHISFATPSSPAVVGSQAKQPAVHVENEQVVGLQSPPQGRPKRTMKAPPCGTGGHKAGHNAGPTQREEPHEGDAVPPPPHTRHYTRQHKRKMH; translated from the exons ATGGCTGCTGTTCCTGCTCAGCTCCCTGATGAGTTTGGTCCTGAGCCCACTGACGATTCAGTGTTAAGGTTTATAAAAACACATCGAGCGTGCGCTGTTTGGGAAGGCAAG GATCCAGGGCCACTGAAATGCCGCGGTCGTAATGACGAGTTCCGAAAACGACGCCGGATAGTGGTGGATGATCGTATCGTCGACATTGTGAAGAGAGTTGGATTAGAGGGGCTGTATAGGACCCCAGGTAGAGAGATTGATCATAACCTGATCACGGCCTTCGTTGAGCGATGGCGGCCTGAAACCCACACCTTCCACCTGCCACATGGTGAGACAACGATCACATTACAAGATGTGGAGGTTCTTTTTGGGATTCCAATCGATGGTGAGGCAATTGTTGGAACAACTGACTTGACATGGAAAGATGAATGTCAGAGTCTGCTTGGAATTGCTACTAATGACACCACGCTTAAAGGACAAAGGATCCAAATAAAGAAGCTACTAGAAAAAATTGACGAAGGGTTGCCCGATGATGCAACAGAGGTGGTTGTGCATCAATATGCACGGTGTTATATCCTAGCACTCCTGGCAGACACAATTTTCGCCGACAAGTCTGGTGATAGGGTGCATACGATGTGGTTGCAGATGCTGAGGAACCTTCGGAATCCACCTCAGTACAGTTGGGGGAGCGCTTGCCTTGCATGGCTGTACAGAGAGTTATGCAAGGCAACCGACAGAGGTGCTAGTCAGATTGGTGGGGCCTTGTTGCTAGTTCAGTATTGGGCATGGGTCAGATTCCCTTTTTTGTGCCCAAGGATGGACCTCCCACCAGATGGTGCATATGGCCCACCATTTGCACCTTCTCCATTGTCTATTAA GACTGTGTGGGTTGTGAACACCTTGAATAGCCCCGCCGAAATCTGTCTGGTCCGGTACCGTCAGCTTTTAGATTGTATGCATCCAAAGCAG GTGGTGTGGCAACCATATGAAGCTGAATTAGCCCACCTGCCTGCGTTTTGTGTCGCCGGAAGGGATGTATGGACGGCAAGGGTACCGCTTGTATGTTTCTGGCTAGTAGAGAAACATACACCGGACCGTGTTGTTCGTCAGTTCGGGATGGTACAAGAACCCCCCCCATATGTTGATACTGACGAAGCCCTTCATGCCATAGACCTGAGGGGGAAGGTGGAGGTGAATTGGAGGGACAGACATGATGGCCATATCCGAGTATGGAATACTCGAGCACGATCTCTATGTCTTGGAGCACGACTAGAGGGTGATATGTCGCCTGCTCATCCATACTTCGATTGGTACGATAGGGTGACTTGGAGGTTCGTCGACCACACTTCGGCTTCACTTATTATTATG GTTGCCAGTCACAAGAAGTTGTTGAGACTTTATACAGTAGGCAGTCTTGAGTACAAGCATATTTCAGCTGTACTTAAGACAGTGGAACGCCTTCACCGTATAACTGCTCGACTTCCGTTGGAAGATATCGATGGGGCAAATCCAGAAGTGCCAGAAGATACTGGACGACCAAGCACGAGCTCAACTCGTGCCAGCCATAGCCATGGTCAGCGTGCTGCATCCCATCAGGTTGTCAGTAGGGCAGATCTCCCTCCACCCCCACGTGCATCTCCTGCCCCAGAGTTCCCTCCACCTCCACATGCATCTCCTTCCCTAGAGATCCCTCCACATACTGCTCATGCAGTTTCTGACCTAGATATCTCTCTACCCACTACTCCTGCATCTTTTCACCCCGAGATCCCTTCACACACCTCACATACATTTTTTGATCCTGCTCATCTTTCATTTACTCCACCATCCTTTGATCTCGGCCCTGATTTCAATCAAACCCCTCCTGTCATGCACACGCAATCCCCATCGTACAACATTGGTCATATAGACCATGTACCGCCCCATAGTCACTCCATGTCATTCATGCCCACTCCTAGACTGCATATAGATCCCATGAGTACGGGCACTCACATTTCATTTGCTACACCATCCTCCCCCGCAGTTGTTGGGAGTCAAGCAAAACAACCAGCTGTGCATGTTGAGAATGAGCAGGTTGTTGGGTTACAGTCACCCCCACAAGGTCGACCTAAACGTACAATGAAAGCACCTCCTTGTGGGACAGGTGGTCACAAAGCAGGACACAACGCTGGCCCCACG CAACGTGAGGAGCCTCACGAAGGAGATGCAGTACCCCCTCCCCCACATACCAGACACTATACGAGACAGCATAAGCGTAAAATGCATTAG
- the LOC126690918 gene encoding GDSL esterase/lipase 4-like, which yields MTPEKANPCVEEVTSITKLHNKALPKALKKLESELKGLKYSIADFYTFLSERIDNPSKYGFKEGKIACCGTGPYNGIYSCGGKRADGPKYELCRNISDYVFFDAPHPSEKAYQQFAELIWSGSPNVIRPHSLKELFDH from the exons ATGACACCAGAAAAAGCCAATCCATGCGTGGAGGAAGTAACATCAATTACGAAACTACACAATAAAGCACTTCCTAAAGCCCTTAAGAAGCTAGAGAGTGAACTGAAAGGACTCAAATATTCAATAGCCGATTTCTACACTTTTCTTAGTGAAAGAATAGATAATCCTTCAAAATATG GTTTTAAAGAAGGGAAGATTGCATGCTGTGGAACTGGTCCATATAATGGAATTTATAGTTGCGGAGGAAAGAGAGCAGATGGCCCAAAGTACGAATTATGTAGGAACATTAGTGACTATGTGTTCTTTGATGCTCCTCATCCTTCCGAAAAAGCCTACCAGCAATTCGCAGAGCTGATTTGGAGTGGAAGTCCCAATGTCATACGACCTCATAGTCTCAAAGAGTTGTTTGATCACTGA